The following proteins are co-located in the Paenibacillus sp. FSL H8-0079 genome:
- a CDS encoding NAD(P)-dependent oxidoreductase codes for MTNTTKAPGETKVGFIGTGVMGKSMAGHIQQAGYPLHVYTRTAAKAEALVKEGAVWHDTPGKLAAACDVIITMVGYPKDVEEIYLGEDGLVANAKPGSYLIDMTTSSPLLAARIFEAAEAKGLHALDAPVSGGDIGAQNAKLSIMVGGSSEAFEAVRPVFEQMGSNIVLQGKAGAGQHTKMCNQIAIASGMMGVCEALAYAKTSGLDAETVLKSIATGAAGSWSLSNLGPRMIAGDYEPGFYVKHFIKDMGIALESAKAMGMKTPGLALAESLYQEIANNGLEEKGTQVLYTYYLQA; via the coding sequence ATGACAAATACGACGAAGGCACCTGGAGAGACGAAAGTTGGCTTTATTGGTACAGGCGTGATGGGTAAAAGCATGGCTGGGCACATCCAGCAGGCTGGATATCCGCTGCATGTGTACACGCGAACTGCTGCCAAAGCGGAAGCGTTGGTGAAAGAAGGTGCCGTATGGCATGATACACCAGGCAAACTGGCTGCCGCGTGTGATGTCATCATCACAATGGTGGGGTATCCGAAAGATGTAGAGGAGATTTATCTCGGTGAGGATGGTCTCGTGGCCAATGCCAAACCGGGTTCATATCTGATTGATATGACGACATCCAGTCCGTTACTGGCTGCACGAATCTTTGAAGCTGCGGAAGCCAAAGGACTGCATGCACTGGACGCGCCTGTGTCGGGCGGCGATATCGGAGCGCAGAACGCCAAGCTGTCCATTATGGTTGGTGGTAGTTCGGAGGCCTTTGAAGCCGTGCGTCCGGTGTTTGAGCAGATGGGCAGCAACATTGTGCTGCAAGGCAAGGCGGGAGCCGGGCAGCATACCAAAATGTGCAACCAGATTGCCATTGCCTCTGGCATGATGGGCGTATGCGAAGCACTCGCCTATGCCAAGACATCTGGTCTGGACGCGGAGACTGTGCTGAAGAGCATTGCTACCGGTGCAGCCGGAAGCTGGTCGCTCAGCAATCTCGGTCCGCGCATGATCGCAGGCGACTATGAGCCTGGATTCTATGTGAAACATTTTATCAAAGACATGGGAATTGCACTGGAGTCTGCAAAAGCGATGGGCATGAAAACGCCTGGACTGGCTCTGGCCGAATCCCTGTATCAAGAAATAGCGAATAATGGTCTGGAAGAGAAGGGTACACAGGTGCTCTACACCTATTATCTTCAGGCTTAA
- a CDS encoding galactokinase family protein, with amino-acid sequence MTTQPLNLIQSTEGQALLAQMYGQSQVEEQTARYTKLNATFQEYFGAQEGSKLFSAAGRSEIGGNHTDHNHGKVLAGSITLDTIAVAAPTAKSVITFYSEGYDKKYVIDLTDLTPNTEDDGTTALIRGMAAGFGEFGYKVGGFQAYLSSNVFSASGVSSSASFEMLICTILNHFYNDGAMDVVTLAKIGQYAENHYWNKPSGLLDQMACAYGGLIAIDFENPAQPVIEPVQWDFQQNGYSLVIVNTGGNHADLTEDYAAVPYEMRAVAQALGSEYVREITADAIYANLKKVREAAGDRAVLRALHFLEENNRVDGQVQALRDGRFADFLKLITASGNSSWKWLQNVYQSGAVKEQEIGIALALTENYLQNLGDGACRIHGGGFAGVILTILPNEKVEEYMSWMHGMLDTPIIVVNVRAQGAVCLNALIANAS; translated from the coding sequence ATGACGACACAACCATTGAATCTGATCCAATCCACGGAGGGCCAAGCGTTGCTTGCCCAAATGTATGGACAATCACAAGTAGAGGAACAGACTGCACGTTACACGAAGCTGAACGCAACGTTCCAAGAATACTTTGGCGCGCAAGAAGGAAGCAAGTTGTTTAGCGCGGCAGGACGTAGTGAGATTGGAGGCAATCACACGGATCATAACCATGGTAAAGTGCTGGCGGGCAGCATTACGCTGGATACGATTGCAGTGGCAGCACCAACTGCGAAGTCGGTTATTACGTTTTACTCAGAAGGCTACGACAAGAAATATGTAATCGATCTCACGGATCTCACGCCAAATACAGAAGACGATGGCACAACAGCATTGATTCGCGGTATGGCTGCGGGATTTGGAGAATTCGGATATAAGGTTGGCGGCTTTCAGGCGTATCTCTCAAGTAACGTGTTCTCGGCATCAGGAGTGAGTTCCTCGGCCTCATTTGAGATGCTGATCTGTACGATTTTGAATCACTTCTATAATGATGGCGCAATGGATGTTGTCACTTTGGCCAAAATCGGTCAGTATGCGGAGAATCATTATTGGAACAAACCTTCCGGTTTGCTGGATCAGATGGCTTGTGCGTACGGGGGACTCATTGCTATTGATTTTGAAAATCCTGCACAGCCGGTCATCGAGCCTGTTCAGTGGGATTTCCAACAAAATGGCTACTCATTGGTCATTGTGAATACTGGTGGCAACCACGCTGATCTGACGGAAGATTACGCTGCTGTGCCGTATGAGATGAGAGCGGTTGCTCAGGCGCTGGGCAGTGAGTATGTTCGGGAAATTACAGCTGACGCCATTTATGCTAACCTCAAGAAGGTTCGTGAAGCGGCTGGGGATCGTGCCGTGCTGCGTGCACTTCATTTCCTGGAGGAAAACAATCGTGTCGACGGTCAGGTTCAGGCGTTGCGGGATGGACGTTTTGCTGATTTCCTGAAACTGATTACGGCGTCCGGTAACTCGTCATGGAAGTGGTTGCAGAATGTATATCAAAGTGGTGCTGTGAAGGAACAAGAGATTGGCATCGCACTGGCACTGACCGAGAATTATCTGCAAAACCTGGGTGATGGCGCTTGTCGTATTCATGGTGGTGGATTCGCAGGGGTTATTCTGACGATCCTTCCAAACGAAAAAGTTGAAGAGTATATGTCTTGGATGCACGGCATGTTGGACACGCCGATTATTGTTGTTAATGTGCGTGCACAAGGTGCAGTATGCCTGAATGCATTGATCGCTAACGCGAGCTAA
- a CDS encoding restriction endonuclease, which yields MNEIIWLVIGVVTLSVVAGLLQPSKKKKRRKSNPAKKQTTKKPVSRGFNRASSTCRSDEVILTLPLDKMTGAEFERLLTLYFRDNGYNVKEVGVGGKDGGVDLVITDKRGEKTAVQAKCYADHNKVQVMTVRELVGAKRNHDCILSLIVTTSDLTGPARKEADQFKVDYWHGGLVDSKLRSWGKWVPSNRKMKIAPIKNEQASSKTLSNIKCSCGSLMVKRKNKAGAEFWGCSSYPTCRKTKAI from the coding sequence ATGAATGAAATAATATGGCTCGTTATTGGTGTTGTTACATTATCTGTTGTTGCTGGACTATTACAGCCTTCTAAAAAGAAAAAAAGAAGAAAGTCCAACCCAGCCAAGAAACAGACTACTAAAAAACCTGTGAGTAGAGGATTTAATCGTGCCTCCTCTACGTGTAGATCAGACGAAGTGATTCTAACTTTACCACTAGATAAAATGACCGGAGCAGAGTTCGAACGTTTACTTACACTCTATTTTAGAGACAACGGTTATAACGTAAAAGAAGTTGGCGTTGGGGGTAAAGATGGAGGAGTAGATCTGGTTATTACGGATAAGCGCGGTGAAAAAACAGCAGTCCAAGCCAAATGTTATGCCGATCATAATAAGGTGCAAGTAATGACTGTTCGTGAGCTGGTAGGTGCGAAAAGGAATCATGACTGTATTTTGTCTCTAATCGTGACCACATCTGATCTTACGGGTCCAGCAAGAAAAGAAGCCGATCAATTCAAAGTGGATTATTGGCACGGTGGTTTAGTAGACAGCAAGCTACGCAGTTGGGGTAAATGGGTGCCATCCAATAGAAAAATGAAAATTGCACCGATTAAGAACGAGCAAGCGTCATCTAAGACATTATCTAATATCAAATGTAGTTGTGGTTCTTTAATGGTTAAACGTAAGAATAAAGCTGGGGCGGAATTTTGGGGATGTAGTAGCTACCCTACTTGTAGAAAAACGAAAGCTATCTGA
- a CDS encoding WXG100 family type VII secretion target, with product MGRISVSLSDLRRAVQQCEQLQQRLVQQEQKMRSIHGRLQQDWVGRSAEELTYKMQSFVEGASVKLTELEAHKEELKRYIRKMEEADREDQRNRSRIQ from the coding sequence ATGGGCAGAATATCCGTATCCCTGTCGGATTTACGAAGAGCCGTTCAACAATGCGAACAATTGCAGCAACGACTTGTACAACAGGAACAGAAGATGCGTTCGATTCATGGGAGGTTGCAGCAGGACTGGGTAGGAAGATCGGCAGAGGAGTTAACTTATAAGATGCAGTCTTTTGTAGAGGGAGCATCTGTGAAACTGACTGAACTTGAAGCTCATAAGGAGGAATTAAAGCGATATATTCGCAAGATGGAGGAAGCAGACAGAGAAGATCAAAGAAATCGCAGCAGGATACAGTGA
- a CDS encoding spore germination protein yields MPISTQPKNNRDVEPFRMNEHNLNTFFAGSDDVIINSHMIGESPMQILMVYCSGMVDSEAIYDIILPELKRTYEQTHFFRTSDIEKCISLQWTRMDLQDPAFGTELMSLRVFEGHMLICIPSLQAMWSIDISNIPTRTPEESTTEVSIRGARDGFIEPLAVNIALIRTRLRTNQLACNIELIGTRSATKVALMYIKNIANPELIEDVQDRLRKIETERILTANELEELLSPSKITLFPVTHYTGRPDFAAECLLNGRFILIVDGNPSAIIGPVNLFLLLKSPEDASFPFLPVNVGRMLRFLGLMITVFLPGFYIALTSFHMDQIPFPLVATISVGRMGLPMESGMEMFLIMLLMELFREAGVRLPSAIGQTLTVVGGLIIGDSAIRAGMVSPLMIVIIAVTVVAGATIVNQVMTSSVLILRFLCFVLGASLGIYGFILSLILFLIYLTDLKSFGIPYLTPLTPLHFKQAIASLFKLPKGLGKRRPVYLETQEPRKKGNGR; encoded by the coding sequence ATGCCGATCTCAACCCAGCCCAAGAATAATCGTGACGTTGAACCGTTCCGAATGAACGAGCATAACCTGAACACCTTTTTTGCCGGATCTGACGACGTCATCATTAATAGTCACATGATCGGTGAATCTCCGATGCAGATCCTTATGGTATATTGCAGCGGTATGGTGGACAGTGAAGCGATCTATGATATTATTCTCCCGGAACTCAAACGAACGTATGAGCAAACACACTTTTTCCGTACGTCCGACATTGAGAAATGCATCAGCCTGCAATGGACCCGGATGGATCTGCAAGATCCGGCATTTGGAACCGAGCTGATGTCTCTCCGTGTTTTTGAAGGTCATATGTTGATCTGTATCCCTTCTCTTCAAGCCATGTGGAGTATTGATATTTCCAATATCCCGACACGGACACCGGAGGAGTCGACCACCGAAGTTTCGATTCGTGGGGCAAGAGACGGGTTTATTGAACCCCTTGCCGTCAATATTGCCTTGATACGCACACGTTTGCGTACGAACCAACTGGCTTGCAATATCGAACTGATCGGTACACGTTCTGCAACCAAGGTGGCACTGATGTATATCAAGAATATCGCCAATCCGGAGCTGATCGAAGACGTGCAGGATCGATTGCGCAAGATTGAGACCGAACGCATTTTGACCGCCAATGAACTGGAAGAATTGCTGTCTCCTTCGAAGATTACTTTGTTTCCCGTTACCCATTATACGGGTAGGCCTGACTTTGCTGCGGAATGTCTCCTTAACGGACGTTTTATCCTCATTGTCGACGGCAATCCCAGCGCCATTATTGGGCCAGTCAATCTGTTTCTTTTGCTCAAATCACCGGAGGATGCCAGTTTTCCTTTCTTACCTGTGAACGTAGGACGGATGCTCCGCTTTCTCGGTCTGATGATCACCGTGTTCCTGCCTGGCTTTTATATTGCGCTGACATCCTTTCATATGGATCAGATCCCCTTCCCACTGGTTGCAACGATATCCGTTGGACGAATGGGGTTGCCGATGGAATCGGGAATGGAGATGTTTCTCATTATGCTACTGATGGAGTTGTTCCGAGAGGCGGGGGTACGTTTGCCTAGTGCCATCGGCCAGACATTGACTGTCGTCGGAGGTCTCATTATTGGAGATTCCGCCATCCGAGCCGGCATGGTCTCTCCCCTTATGATTGTCATCATCGCAGTTACCGTCGTAGCTGGAGCAACCATTGTGAATCAGGTCATGACCAGTTCTGTGCTGATCCTGCGGTTCCTTTGTTTTGTCCTGGGAGCTTCCCTCGGCATCTATGGGTTCATCCTGTCGTTGATTCTGTTCCTCATCTACCTGACCGATCTCAAATCATTTGGCATTCCGTATCTCACTCCGTTAACACCGCTTCATTTCAAACAAGCGATAGCTTCATTATTCAAACTGCCAAAAGGGCTGGGTAAACGTAGACCCGTCTATCTCGAGACCCAGGAGCCCCGCAAGAAAGGGAACGGACGATGA
- a CDS encoding PsbP-related protein, whose translation MKYLLVIMLIIVITGCDSSTDLTNKENTITTESSTYESVENEKSNVEWTTYHNSRFGFSISYPGDWIAGEESDNGDGKQLYVGNPDIDIRVYGSHVFEGIEDSVSESMKYQSLKLDSGVKADMWVGYEDGMVLLELSWMSDDEIEYNYYVKVSKDFFDENEKTILRIAKSMKAI comes from the coding sequence ATGAAGTATTTACTAGTCATAATGTTGATCATTGTAATTACAGGCTGTGATTCTAGTACCGATTTGACTAATAAAGAAAATACTATAACTACTGAGTCAAGTACATATGAGAGTGTTGAAAATGAGAAAAGCAATGTGGAGTGGACCACATATCATAACAGCAGATTCGGCTTCAGTATTAGTTATCCTGGTGATTGGATAGCAGGAGAGGAATCAGATAATGGGGATGGGAAGCAGCTATATGTGGGCAACCCGGATATTGATATTCGCGTATATGGTAGTCATGTTTTCGAAGGTATAGAAGATTCAGTATCAGAATCGATGAAATATCAAAGTTTAAAACTCGATAGCGGGGTAAAGGCAGATATGTGGGTTGGTTATGAGGATGGAATGGTTTTACTGGAGTTATCCTGGATGTCTGATGATGAAATTGAATACAACTACTACGTTAAAGTATCAAAAGATTTTTTTGATGAAAACGAAAAAACTATACTTCGTATTGCTAAAAGTATGAAAGCCATTTAA
- a CDS encoding MerR family transcriptional regulator, producing the protein MKTPYFTVKDIIQITGITKRALHYYDKTDLLKPSKVEDNGYRYYDQEVLGNLQMILLFKEMNFSLKDIASMMQLSKEEQKDTLREHRSTLVQRKQKLETIIDQLDEYLDGTDLSHLHLFDDSSILSIQEQYESEAKFVYGDTEKYQEFEANVSQLSVEEQEQAYHQFSVNMEQVFRELAKHQDLSPDSGEVQSLVREWKSCLEQFMVCDDEILRCIAVAYTTDRRYAGYFDQFGNEDFLRFLYQAIMVYVQSASNR; encoded by the coding sequence ATGAAGACACCCTATTTCACCGTTAAAGATATCATTCAGATTACTGGCATCACGAAACGCGCATTACATTATTACGATAAAACGGATCTCTTAAAACCAAGCAAAGTCGAGGACAACGGCTATCGGTATTACGATCAAGAGGTACTGGGGAATCTGCAGATGATTCTCTTGTTCAAAGAAATGAATTTCTCCTTAAAAGACATTGCCTCCATGATGCAACTTTCCAAAGAAGAACAGAAAGATACCCTAAGAGAGCATCGCAGCACACTCGTTCAACGCAAACAAAAGCTCGAAACCATCATCGACCAATTGGACGAGTATCTGGATGGAACCGATCTCTCTCATCTTCATCTGTTTGACGATTCTTCCATTCTGTCCATTCAAGAGCAATATGAATCGGAGGCGAAGTTTGTATATGGAGATACCGAGAAATATCAGGAGTTTGAAGCTAATGTGAGCCAGCTGTCTGTAGAAGAGCAAGAACAAGCTTACCACCAGTTTTCGGTCAACATGGAGCAGGTATTTCGGGAGTTGGCGAAGCACCAGGATCTGTCTCCTGATTCTGGTGAGGTGCAATCGTTAGTGCGTGAATGGAAGAGTTGTCTGGAGCAGTTCATGGTATGTGATGATGAGATTCTGAGATGTATTGCAGTAGCCTATACGACGGATCGTCGCTATGCGGGTTATTTTGATCAGTTTGGCAATGAGGATTTTTTGAGGTTTTTGTATCAGGCGATTATGGTTTATGTACAATCGGCATCGAACAGATAA
- a CDS encoding endospore germination permease, whose amino-acid sequence MSREKGQITIWLSFSIILLSAGLVCHVLSIPAILEAAGRDGWLSVVAAAPLFMLFLCMMYIIIRRVRGQRLTDWITREFGAIPSWIFRISASILLFTLGTHTLYETTNWTVSTYLQFTPPYVLAGGGALVAAWAASKGIRSIAMTSSLLLPFVILLGYFVMSANMKYKDYSLLFPIMENGMGPVWRGMIYSLAGLMEIWILMLFQHEVKGKIRWWYVLILGVFMLSMAIGPTIGAIVEFGPEEAAKQRNSPYEQWKLVNIGKLLQHVDFLSIYQWLSGSFARVAISMYLIVDLLNFRRPKKRYIAILTITVIMSFMAMQWWRIDYVDYYVDHIQFPVMLAYVSVVTVILTIAALIHKKDKEAPEHADLNPAQE is encoded by the coding sequence ATGAGTCGTGAAAAAGGTCAAATTACCATCTGGTTGTCCTTTTCCATCATTTTATTAAGTGCCGGACTGGTCTGCCATGTCTTGTCCATTCCAGCAATTCTGGAAGCAGCAGGTCGAGACGGATGGTTGTCTGTTGTAGCAGCGGCTCCCTTGTTCATGTTGTTTCTATGTATGATGTACATCATCATTCGGCGAGTACGTGGACAGCGATTAACAGATTGGATCACCCGAGAATTCGGAGCCATTCCTTCCTGGATCTTCCGCATCTCCGCTTCCATTCTGCTGTTCACGCTTGGCACGCATACGCTATATGAGACAACCAACTGGACCGTATCCACTTATCTTCAATTTACACCGCCCTATGTTCTGGCCGGTGGCGGAGCGCTGGTTGCTGCCTGGGCGGCGTCCAAGGGCATACGATCCATTGCGATGACTTCCAGTCTGCTGCTCCCCTTTGTCATTTTGCTTGGTTATTTTGTAATGTCCGCCAATATGAAATATAAAGACTACAGTCTATTGTTCCCGATCATGGAGAACGGTATGGGTCCCGTGTGGCGGGGCATGATTTATTCCCTTGCCGGGCTTATGGAAATCTGGATTCTCATGTTGTTCCAACATGAAGTCAAAGGCAAAATTCGGTGGTGGTACGTCCTGATCCTCGGCGTGTTTATGCTCAGTATGGCGATCGGACCAACCATCGGAGCCATTGTGGAATTCGGCCCCGAAGAAGCAGCAAAACAACGAAACAGTCCCTATGAGCAATGGAAACTGGTGAATATCGGTAAGTTGCTGCAACACGTTGATTTTTTGTCCATCTATCAGTGGCTTAGTGGTTCCTTCGCAAGGGTGGCTATATCCATGTATCTCATCGTGGATTTGCTGAATTTCCGTAGACCGAAGAAACGATATATTGCTATTCTCACCATTACCGTCATCATGAGCTTCATGGCGATGCAGTGGTGGCGCATTGATTATGTGGATTATTATGTGGACCATATTCAGTTCCCGGTCATGCTCGCCTATGTATCCGTCGTTACCGTGATATTAACGATTGCTGCATTAATCCACAAAAAGGACAAGGAGGCTCCCGAACATGCCGATCTCAACCCAGCCCAAGAATAA
- a CDS encoding DUF2268 domain-containing protein: MKITALRSDQIYEKIIQAAPEEKLELYRERMMSPFMNKWNIQQIPFRSSEPNGFDVIMMNNFMNIAPADITPEINESLAAISSEAFWQQCHEAVRRSLSTFTDHGIELSVSEYLYTILLGDKNSPSLTMNEGISGDGGIPGYIIANLIPNRYTLPRIQSVLAHECNHNVRYQHIQWDQHVTLGEMVVSEGLAESFATSLYGEELLGPWVAKTDMETLNKVIKPKMKDQLHVTGFEQINPYLYGDELAIMQNFTPVGLPYAAGYACGYHLIQYYLNKTGTPITEATITPASVILAETKEFWNEDTLFHR; the protein is encoded by the coding sequence ATGAAAATTACCGCGTTACGCTCAGATCAAATTTATGAAAAGATCATCCAGGCTGCACCCGAGGAGAAATTGGAGTTATACCGCGAGCGAATGATGAGTCCCTTTATGAACAAATGGAACATTCAACAGATCCCTTTTCGATCAAGCGAACCTAATGGCTTCGACGTGATCATGATGAATAACTTTATGAATATCGCTCCCGCAGATATCACACCTGAGATTAACGAATCGTTAGCAGCGATCTCTTCCGAAGCATTTTGGCAACAGTGTCATGAAGCTGTTCGTAGGAGTCTATCCACCTTTACAGATCACGGGATTGAGCTATCGGTCTCCGAATATCTATACACGATTTTATTAGGCGATAAGAACAGTCCTTCACTCACCATGAACGAAGGCATCAGCGGAGATGGTGGAATACCGGGTTATATTATTGCGAACCTGATCCCCAATAGGTATACTCTACCTCGTATTCAATCCGTGTTAGCTCATGAATGCAATCATAATGTGAGATATCAACATATCCAGTGGGATCAACATGTTACGCTTGGCGAAATGGTTGTTAGCGAGGGGCTGGCCGAGAGTTTTGCGACATCCCTGTATGGAGAAGAGTTGCTAGGCCCCTGGGTAGCTAAAACGGATATGGAGACTTTGAATAAAGTAATCAAACCGAAGATGAAAGACCAGCTGCATGTCACCGGTTTTGAGCAGATTAATCCCTATCTATACGGCGATGAACTTGCCATCATGCAAAACTTCACGCCCGTAGGTTTGCCCTATGCGGCTGGCTATGCCTGCGGTTATCACTTAATCCAATATTATCTGAACAAAACAGGTACACCAATTACCGAAGCAACCATCACTCCGGCAAGTGTCATCCTTGCTGAAACAAAGGAATTTTGGAATGAAGACACCCTATTTCACCGTTAA
- a CDS encoding Ger(x)C family spore germination protein, translating to MKRLLQRCILGLLSLSMCVMTSGCWSAFEIQQVDYAKAFGIDYKDGMYHLYVQTLDFASVAKSESSTKSADTPPVWVGHAEGKTMSLALNELFRTAQLHMAWGHVTAIVMAEGVLTSKHIKEVFDMLGRFPESRYTTWVYGTREPLEKILSATSIYNMSPLDSILHNPLPTYMEESLYPPVLSFKLIATHNDPATTTYLPSLALNNTQWAENEKKHDLFLVEGAFFEKTGYDFEYFPRSQLPGYHWLIKDMRRAPLLVQKDGTIYGALSVGLPKIKIKPVIQGEDVTFNIDAHYLTALYEYLVPTSYEEMIQISEVKLREQIMQTYRHGLERGVDIYGLQEKLYRKNPKLWRKLSNNGSKMMLTEDSIHDLKIHLTIPYTGKYKRKV from the coding sequence ATGAAGCGTTTGTTGCAGCGATGTATACTGGGGCTGTTAAGCCTATCGATGTGCGTGATGACGAGTGGATGCTGGAGTGCATTTGAAATCCAACAGGTAGACTACGCCAAAGCCTTTGGGATTGATTATAAGGACGGCATGTATCATCTGTATGTGCAAACGCTGGATTTTGCCAGTGTCGCCAAAAGTGAAAGTTCGACCAAAAGTGCAGATACCCCACCAGTATGGGTTGGACATGCCGAAGGGAAAACCATGAGTCTGGCGCTGAACGAGCTGTTCCGTACGGCTCAATTACACATGGCCTGGGGGCATGTGACCGCCATCGTTATGGCAGAAGGTGTGCTCACCAGTAAACATATCAAAGAAGTGTTCGATATGCTGGGACGTTTTCCAGAATCCCGTTATACAACTTGGGTGTATGGAACCCGCGAACCACTGGAGAAAATTCTGAGCGCAACGTCCATCTATAATATGTCACCGCTGGATAGTATTCTTCACAATCCGCTCCCTACTTATATGGAAGAATCGTTGTATCCGCCCGTGCTCAGCTTCAAGCTCATTGCAACGCATAATGATCCAGCTACAACGACGTATCTGCCGAGTCTTGCATTGAACAATACCCAGTGGGCTGAGAATGAAAAGAAACATGATTTGTTTCTGGTGGAAGGGGCCTTTTTCGAGAAGACTGGCTATGACTTTGAATACTTTCCACGCAGTCAGCTTCCCGGTTATCATTGGTTAATCAAAGACATGCGGCGTGCTCCCTTGCTTGTGCAGAAGGATGGAACGATCTATGGAGCACTCAGTGTAGGATTGCCTAAGATCAAAATTAAACCTGTCATTCAGGGTGAAGACGTTACGTTCAACATTGATGCCCACTACCTCACTGCCCTGTACGAATACTTGGTGCCCACCTCTTATGAAGAGATGATCCAGATTAGTGAAGTGAAGTTGCGGGAGCAGATCATGCAGACCTATCGTCACGGCCTTGAGCGTGGTGTGGATATTTACGGTCTTCAGGAGAAGCTGTATCGCAAAAATCCGAAGCTCTGGCGCAAGTTATCAAACAACGGGAGCAAGATGATGCTTACCGAAGACTCGATCCACGATCTGAAAATCCACCTCACGATCCCGTATACAGGGAAGTATAAGAGGAAAGTGTAA
- a CDS encoding nucleoside triphosphate pyrophosphohydrolase, with translation MPTYNKLVRDKIPHIITSSGKECRTRILDPEEYKQELRTKLQEESDEYVNAASDQEALEELADMLEVIRTLAEVHGANAAQLDKLRADKAEERGVFQERVYLIDVDEA, from the coding sequence ATGCCTACATACAACAAATTGGTGCGGGACAAAATTCCGCATATTATCACATCCAGTGGCAAGGAATGCCGCACACGTATTCTGGACCCGGAGGAGTATAAGCAAGAGTTAAGAACGAAGCTGCAAGAAGAATCGGATGAGTATGTAAATGCAGCAAGCGATCAGGAAGCGCTGGAAGAGTTGGCCGACATGCTGGAGGTGATCCGGACGCTGGCGGAGGTGCATGGTGCGAATGCGGCCCAGCTGGATAAGCTTCGGGCAGACAAAGCTGAGGAGCGTGGTGTATTCCAGGAACGGGTGTATCTGATCGATGTCGACGAAGCTTAA
- a CDS encoding helix-turn-helix transcriptional regulator: protein MNEDREVLKLVGARIRALRKERGYSQESLGEKGGFHFSYIGQIERGEKNVSLVNLAKIAESLEVNLIQLFAYVDEDFHFTESEVVIQEILEMLRDSSPDSIQLTKNVIREILK from the coding sequence ATGAACGAGGACAGAGAAGTTTTGAAGCTAGTCGGAGCCAGAATTCGCGCACTACGCAAAGAAAGAGGGTATTCACAGGAATCCCTCGGAGAAAAAGGTGGATTTCATTTTTCATACATAGGACAGATCGAACGTGGAGAAAAGAATGTTTCTTTGGTGAACCTGGCAAAGATCGCTGAGTCACTTGAAGTAAACTTAATACAGCTTTTCGCTTATGTAGACGAGGATTTTCATTTCACAGAGTCAGAAGTAGTTATACAGGAGATTTTAGAAATGTTAAGAGATTCCTCCCCTGACAGTATTCAACTAACCAAAAATGTGATACGTGAAATATTAAAATGA